The genome window TTTTGTCAACTCGCGCGATCTCTCGGATACCATTCTCGGAGCCACGATCGCTGTCCCGCGATGAAAGCACGACGCCTCCCCCCCAAACTGCCGCGTCGTGTTCCCAGCGGCCGGGCAGTCGCTGCGCGGGTGCTCCAGCAGGTGATCGACGAAGGGCGCTCGCTGAACGCAGCATTCGATGTCGCAGCCGCCGGGTTGGTGCTCCAGGAGCGCAGCCTGGCGAAGGAGCTCAGTTACGGCGTTCTGCGTTGGTTGCAGCCGCTGGAGGCGGTATTGGCGCACCTCATGGATCGCCCGCTGCGCCGCCGCGATCGCGATGTGCATGCACTGCTGCTGGCCGGCATCTATCAGATGCTGCATCTTGCCGTGCCCGATCACGTGGCGCTGTCCCAGACCGTGGAGGCGACGCGCCACCTGGGGAAGGACTGGGCGGTTGGGCTGGTCAACGCGGTGCTGCGCCAGCTCCAAAACCGACGCGATGCGGTGTCCGGGTGGGTCGAGGCGGCTGATGCCGCTTCCGCCCATCCTCGCTGGCTGTTGGAGGCGCTGCGCAGCGCCTGGCCCGACGATTGGGAAGCGCTTGTCGCTGCGAACAACCAGCGTCCCCCGATGACTTTGCGGGTAAATGCGCTGCGCACCACGCGCGGCGAATATTTACGCCGTCTGCAAAGCGCGGGCATTGCGGCTGAAATTCTGCCCTACTGTCCCCAGGCGCTGCGCCTCGAACGGGCGATGGATGTCCGTAGCCTGCCGG of Pseudomonadota bacterium contains these proteins:
- a CDS encoding 16S rRNA (cytosine(967)-C(5))-methyltransferase RsmB; the protein is MKARRLPPKLPRRVPSGRAVAARVLQQVIDEGRSLNAAFDVAAAGLVLQERSLAKELSYGVLRWLQPLEAVLAHLMDRPLRRRDRDVHALLLAGIYQMLHLAVPDHVALSQTVEATRHLGKDWAVGLVNAVLRQLQNRRDAVSGWVEAADAASAHPRWLLEALRSAWPDDWEALVAANNQRPPMTLRVNALRTTRGEYLRRLQSAGIAAEILPYCPQALRLERAMDVRSLPGFATGEVSVQDAAAQLAAALLQLAPGQRVLDACAAPGGKTCHILEQELRLAEVMAIDVDAQRLTTLESNLRRLDLTATVRAADAAHPQDWWDGVPFDRILLDAPCSGTGVIRRHPDIKVLRRPTDIPELTHRQGVLLEALWPLVKPGGMLLYATCSVLPQENSERMASFVAAHTDAANVPIAAEWGRAQPVGRQILAGAAGMDGFYYACVIKRATD